Proteins encoded in a region of the Isoalcanivorax pacificus W11-5 genome:
- a CDS encoding isovaleryl-CoA dehydrogenase yields MSLYPTLQFNFDETLTALRDSVRAFAEKEIMPIAADVDRDNAFPMPMWRKLGDLGVLGVTASEEYGGAGMGYLAHTLVMEEISRASASIGLSYGAHSNLCVNQISLNGNDAQKARYLPKLISGEHVGALAMSEPGAGSDVVSMKLRADKRGDRYVLNGNKMWITNGPDADTYVIYAKTDTSAGPRGITAFIVERDFPGFSRAQKLDKLGMRGSNTCELVFEDCEVPEENVLGKLNDGVRVLMSGLDYERTVLAGGAVGIMQAALDVVVPYLHERKQFGQSIGEFQLMQGKLADMYVTLNASRAYLYAVAQACDRGESSRKDAAGVILYCAENATKMALEAIQCLGGNGYINDYPTGRLLRDAKLYEIGAGTSEIRRMLIGRELFKETA; encoded by the coding sequence ATGAGCCTCTACCCCACCCTGCAATTCAATTTCGACGAGACACTGACCGCGCTGCGCGACAGCGTGCGTGCCTTCGCCGAAAAGGAAATCATGCCGATCGCCGCCGACGTGGACCGCGACAACGCCTTCCCGATGCCGATGTGGCGCAAGCTGGGCGACCTGGGCGTGCTCGGCGTCACCGCCAGCGAGGAATACGGCGGCGCGGGCATGGGCTACCTGGCCCACACGCTGGTGATGGAAGAAATCTCCCGTGCCTCGGCTTCCATTGGCCTTTCCTACGGCGCGCACTCCAACCTGTGCGTGAACCAGATTTCCCTGAACGGCAACGACGCACAAAAAGCCCGCTACCTGCCGAAGCTGATTTCCGGCGAGCACGTCGGCGCACTGGCCATGAGCGAGCCGGGTGCCGGTTCCGACGTGGTAAGCATGAAGCTGCGCGCCGACAAGCGCGGCGACCGCTACGTCCTCAACGGCAACAAGATGTGGATCACCAACGGCCCGGACGCCGACACCTACGTGATCTACGCCAAGACCGACACCAGTGCCGGCCCGCGCGGCATCACTGCCTTTATCGTCGAACGTGATTTCCCCGGCTTTTCCCGCGCCCAGAAACTGGACAAGCTCGGCATGCGCGGCTCCAACACCTGCGAGCTGGTGTTCGAGGATTGCGAAGTGCCGGAAGAAAACGTGCTCGGCAAGCTCAACGATGGCGTGCGCGTGCTGATGAGCGGCCTCGACTACGAACGCACTGTGCTCGCCGGCGGCGCCGTCGGCATCATGCAGGCCGCGCTGGACGTGGTGGTGCCCTATCTGCACGAGCGCAAGCAGTTCGGCCAGAGCATCGGTGAATTCCAGCTCATGCAGGGCAAGCTGGCCGATATGTACGTGACCCTGAACGCCAGCCGCGCCTACCTGTATGCCGTGGCGCAGGCCTGCGACCGGGGCGAAAGCAGCCGCAAGGATGCCGCCGGTGTGATTCTCTACTGTGCCGAAAACGCCACCAAAATGGCGCTGGAAGCGATCCAGTGCCTGGGCGGCAACGGCTATATCAACGACTACCCCACCGGCCGCCTCCTGCGCGACGCCAAACTGTACGAGATCGGTGCCGGCACCAGCGAGATCCGTCGCATGCTGATCGGCCGTGAGCTGTTCAAGGAAACCGCCTGA
- a CDS encoding MerR family transcriptional regulator: MSQRKTTPQPRPDARTYSIGELARELDVTTRTIRFYEDMGLLTPRRRGQTRVYSPADRVRLKLILRGKRLGFSLAESRELIELYSPGSDNNRGQLQALMDKIHEKRAQLTQQLHDIEVMQLELDEAEQRCLDTLQRITDNN, translated from the coding sequence ATGAGCCAGCGCAAAACCACCCCACAGCCACGCCCGGACGCCCGCACCTACAGCATTGGCGAACTGGCCCGTGAGCTGGATGTCACCACCCGCACGATCCGTTTCTACGAGGACATGGGGCTGCTGACGCCCCGCCGCCGGGGCCAGACCCGCGTCTACAGCCCCGCCGACCGGGTGCGGCTGAAACTGATCCTGCGCGGCAAGCGGCTGGGCTTTTCACTGGCGGAAAGCCGCGAGCTGATTGAGCTGTACAGCCCTGGCAGCGACAACAACCGTGGCCAGTTGCAGGCGCTGATGGACAAGATCCACGAGAAACGCGCGCAACTGACCCAGCAACTGCACGACATCGAAGTCATGCAGCTGGAACTGGACGAAGCCGAACAGCGCTGCCTGGACACCCTGCAGCGCATTACCGATAACAACTGA
- a CDS encoding response regulator, which produces MNRSAVSASKDRKVLRRIDFGAARTSVAGVLAALAVFALIGFWGRLYYDFEGLVLGFGLMVLLVTAYRLLIVARFDTLYAAGPARWRRLFGLGLLAHACVWGALFGTVTVLYGIGFNFFAVALYNIGVTTALSSAWMAALPTRQAYIGLMFAPGIVALAVSGAPQGIILALLLAVYALYLYRMFANLYDTFWHALARERRPALTQAAQGGVVPRSGQDIQLSLVYRLAHELRTPMNSMLGMLALLDETELSKEQKEYHLVASQSGKLLLSLIDDVLDYSRILTGRIVLNPDFFDLRSALEQSLDAYGHIAQGKGIELTCVMSHHLPRRVRGDRERILQVMNNLLSNAIKFSERGEIRVEVDFQGDTDREGMLQLRVRDQGIGMEPDAARQLFEDQFLGPDPDPFSNRQGGFGLLVCKGLVEAMSGRIGVDSEAGQGSCFWLSLPMQAQPDLSERADLRRALRDKRMLVAGAASGTGEMLREELDALEGQCTLAEDYDDALQALRAGHRDKQEYALLFVDTWLRRDSALNLCRTVYGDPALQGVQVLLSVGVDERSHSAVQKLVQQYDLPVLSKPLHRTGLRTLLSTLYGLEDPQASDTGYQETDEDRARRRDYRLLLVEDNEVNQLVIRGMLGKLGYQVKTVSNGETALALLEQEHFDVILLDCMMPDMDGFDVARHVREFERAHAPASKLDSLEGIPRVPIIAITANTMEGVQARCLAAGMDDFLAKPVQIEQLETVLRHWLPPEAPQPQDDEDDVPVDGAPRP; this is translated from the coding sequence ATGAATCGCTCTGCCGTATCGGCCAGCAAGGACCGCAAGGTCCTGCGCAGGATTGACTTCGGGGCCGCCAGAACATCCGTTGCGGGTGTGTTGGCGGCCCTTGCCGTTTTTGCCCTGATCGGTTTCTGGGGGCGGCTGTATTACGACTTCGAGGGGCTGGTGCTCGGCTTCGGGCTGATGGTCCTGCTGGTCACCGCCTACCGGCTGCTGATCGTGGCCCGCTTCGATACCCTGTACGCCGCCGGCCCGGCGCGCTGGCGCCGCCTGTTCGGCCTCGGCCTGCTGGCGCATGCCTGCGTCTGGGGCGCGCTGTTCGGCACCGTCACGGTGCTGTACGGGATCGGCTTCAATTTCTTCGCCGTGGCGCTGTACAACATCGGCGTCACCACCGCGCTGTCCAGCGCCTGGATGGCGGCATTGCCCACCCGGCAGGCGTATATCGGCCTGATGTTTGCGCCCGGCATCGTGGCGCTGGCGGTCAGCGGCGCGCCGCAGGGCATTATCCTGGCGCTGCTGCTGGCCGTGTACGCCCTCTACCTTTACCGCATGTTTGCCAACCTCTACGACACCTTCTGGCATGCGCTGGCGCGCGAGCGGCGCCCGGCGCTGACGCAGGCGGCGCAGGGTGGCGTGGTGCCGCGCTCGGGGCAGGATATCCAGCTCAGCCTGGTGTACCGGCTGGCGCATGAGCTGCGCACCCCGATGAACAGCATGCTGGGCATGCTGGCGCTGCTGGATGAAACCGAGCTCTCCAAGGAGCAGAAGGAATACCATCTGGTGGCGTCGCAGTCGGGCAAGCTGTTGTTGTCGCTGATCGACGACGTGCTGGATTACAGCCGCATTCTGACCGGCCGCATTGTCCTGAACCCGGATTTCTTTGACCTGCGCTCGGCGCTGGAACAGTCGCTGGATGCCTACGGCCATATCGCCCAGGGCAAGGGCATCGAACTGACCTGTGTCATGAGCCACCATCTGCCGCGCCGGGTGCGCGGCGACCGGGAGCGTATCCTGCAGGTGATGAACAACCTGCTCAGCAACGCCATCAAGTTTTCCGAACGCGGCGAGATTCGCGTCGAGGTGGATTTCCAGGGCGATACCGACCGCGAGGGCATGCTGCAACTGCGCGTGCGCGACCAGGGCATCGGCATGGAGCCGGACGCCGCGCGGCAATTGTTCGAGGACCAGTTCCTCGGCCCCGACCCGGACCCGTTCAGTAACCGTCAGGGCGGCTTCGGGCTGCTGGTCTGCAAGGGCCTGGTGGAAGCCATGTCCGGACGCATCGGCGTCGACAGTGAAGCCGGGCAGGGCAGTTGCTTCTGGCTGAGCCTGCCGATGCAGGCCCAGCCGGACCTCAGCGAGCGCGCTGACCTGCGCCGTGCACTGCGTGACAAACGGATGCTGGTGGCCGGTGCCGCCAGCGGCACCGGCGAAATGCTGCGCGAAGAACTGGACGCGCTGGAGGGCCAGTGCACGCTGGCCGAAGACTACGACGACGCACTACAGGCACTGCGCGCCGGCCACCGCGATAAACAGGAATACGCCCTGCTGTTTGTTGATACCTGGCTGCGTCGCGACAGCGCCCTGAACCTGTGCCGCACCGTGTACGGTGACCCGGCGCTCCAGGGCGTGCAGGTGCTGCTCAGCGTGGGCGTGGACGAACGCAGTCACAGCGCTGTGCAGAAACTGGTGCAGCAATATGATCTGCCGGTGCTGAGCAAGCCGCTGCATCGCACGGGCCTGCGTACGCTGCTGTCGACCTTGTACGGCCTGGAAGATCCGCAGGCCAGTGACACGGGTTATCAGGAGACCGACGAGGACCGGGCGCGCCGGCGCGATTACCGGCTGCTGCTGGTGGAAGACAACGAAGTCAATCAGCTGGTGATTCGCGGCATGCTCGGCAAGCTCGGTTATCAGGTCAAAACTGTCAGCAATGGTGAAACCGCCCTGGCGCTGCTGGAGCAGGAACATTTCGATGTGATCCTGCTGGACTGCATGATGCCGGACATGGACGGCTTCGATGTGGCGCGGCATGTGCGCGAATTCGAACGCGCCCACGCACCGGCCTCGAAACTGGACAGCCTCGAAGGCATTCCCCGCGTACCGATCATCGCCATCACCGCCAACACCATGGAAGGCGTCCAGGCCCGCTGCCTGGCTGCCGGCATGGATGATTTTCTTGCCAAGCCGGTGCAGATCGAGCAACTGGAAACCGTGCTGCGCCACTGGCTGCCCCCCGAGGCGCCGCAACCCCAGGATGACGAGGACGATGTCCCCGTTGACGGAGCGCCCCGGCCATGA
- a CDS encoding NAD(P)H-binding protein yields MTVHRALVLGATGLIGRHLLYALLDSPHWQSVQVLTRRPLGFSHEKLRETVLPLDQMASRPDLFAVDDVFCCLGTTLRAAGSRSAFRQVDFDYCVQAAELARAQGADHFLVVSAVNASARSRVFYSRTKGQMEEAVEALDFRALTIMQPSLLLGDRSEFRTGERLAAAGMQWLRPLLNWTDADWLPVDAAAVAQAMLAAAREPASGVRRLRYRDIQRLAGIH; encoded by the coding sequence ATGACCGTTCATCGCGCACTGGTGCTCGGCGCCACGGGCCTGATCGGCCGCCATCTGTTGTATGCATTGCTGGACTCGCCGCACTGGCAGAGCGTGCAGGTGCTGACACGTCGCCCGCTGGGTTTCAGCCACGAAAAACTGCGCGAAACAGTCCTGCCGCTGGACCAGATGGCCAGCCGGCCGGACCTGTTCGCCGTGGACGATGTGTTCTGCTGCCTGGGCACCACCTTGCGCGCCGCCGGCTCGCGGTCCGCGTTCCGGCAGGTGGATTTCGATTATTGTGTGCAGGCTGCAGAGCTGGCCCGTGCCCAGGGCGCCGATCATTTTCTGGTGGTGTCCGCCGTCAACGCCAGCGCCCGTTCCCGGGTATTTTATTCGCGCACCAAAGGGCAGATGGAAGAAGCGGTGGAGGCGCTGGATTTTCGGGCGCTGACGATCATGCAGCCATCGTTGCTGCTGGGCGACCGCAGCGAATTCCGCACCGGCGAACGGCTGGCGGCGGCTGGCATGCAGTGGCTGCGGCCGTTGCTGAACTGGACCGACGCCGACTGGCTGCCGGTGGATGCTGCCGCCGTGGCCCAGGCCATGCTCGCGGCCGCCCGCGAGCCGGCCAGCGGCGTGCGCCGGCTGCGCTACCGCGACATACAGCGGCTGGCCGGTATCCACTGA
- the rraA gene encoding ribonuclease E activity regulator RraA, with protein sequence MDFVTCDLCDDHAEDVSVVTGLSWRSFGGRSAFGGQIDTVKCFEDNSRVKEQLATPGKGKVLLVDGGGSLRNALIGDMIAENAVENGWEGVIIYGACRDVDALAQLDIGVITLGCVPIKSVRRGEGQLNIPVSFGGVTFQPGQWVYADNNGIIVADKALL encoded by the coding sequence GTGGATTTTGTGACCTGCGATCTCTGTGACGACCATGCCGAAGACGTGTCGGTGGTGACCGGCCTGTCCTGGCGCAGCTTCGGCGGCCGCAGTGCCTTTGGCGGCCAGATCGACACCGTGAAATGCTTCGAGGACAACTCCCGCGTCAAGGAACAACTGGCCACGCCGGGCAAGGGCAAGGTGCTGCTGGTGGACGGCGGCGGCTCCCTGCGCAATGCGCTGATCGGCGACATGATTGCAGAAAACGCCGTGGAAAACGGCTGGGAAGGCGTGATCATCTACGGCGCCTGCCGCGACGTGGACGCGCTGGCGCAGCTGGATATCGGTGTCATCACCCTGGGCTGCGTGCCGATCAAGAGCGTGCGCCGTGGCGAAGGCCAGCTGAATATTCCGGTGAGCTTCGGTGGCGTGACGTTTCAGCCGGGGCAGTGGGTGTATGCCGACAATAACGGCATTATTGTGGCGGACAAGGCGCTGCTATAA
- a CDS encoding DUF805 domain-containing protein, giving the protein MDNHYQAPASAPADPAFSTYQPRFLSLSGRIGRLRYLAYCMGLMLITYPVIFIIFSLSGLFTGQPPGPMVFISLAVVYLALLVFTFGYAVRRLNDMDQSGWLSLLMLIPLVNVIMVLVLLFARGTAGSNRYGPAPVPNTKGVVVLALIPLLFAVLGIVAAISLPAYQQYILQAEQMQQAFE; this is encoded by the coding sequence ATGGACAACCATTATCAGGCACCCGCCTCGGCACCTGCCGATCCAGCATTCAGCACCTACCAGCCACGTTTTCTGAGCCTGTCCGGCCGCATCGGGCGGCTGCGTTATCTGGCCTATTGCATGGGACTGATGCTGATCACTTATCCGGTGATCTTCATCATTTTCTCACTCTCCGGGCTGTTCACAGGCCAGCCCCCCGGCCCGATGGTGTTCATTTCACTGGCGGTGGTGTATCTCGCCCTGCTGGTGTTTACCTTCGGCTATGCGGTGCGCCGCCTGAATGACATGGATCAGAGCGGCTGGCTGTCACTGCTGATGCTGATTCCGCTGGTCAACGTCATCATGGTGCTGGTGCTGTTGTTCGCACGCGGCACGGCCGGCAGCAATCGCTACGGCCCGGCGCCGGTGCCCAACACCAAGGGTGTGGTGGTGTTGGCATTGATCCCGCTGTTGTTCGCCGTGCTGGGGATTGTCGCCGCCATCAGCCTGCCGGCGTATCAGCAGTACATTCTCCAGGCGGAGCAGATGCAGCAGGCGTTTGAATAA
- a CDS encoding TolC family protein: MYRVFLYVGRPRQIFRWLVTGVLLASASVPASEGLSFDHAVSLALRQSLELQAESAWVEAARQAEGPADTLPDPTLILGLDNVPVEGPDRYSLSGDVMTMQRIGVMQRFPNRSKRKARAEGAELRTSLTEAAEAATRLAVLRQTAVAWIERHVLDQQLTLLDELFEENRLFDDAVRARLSAGQGKVAESVAPRQEAAALLGRRDALLARQRQAEARLMRWLGEAGGLPLIGDAPTFAIDAGQLLQGLDQHPALEMAQRQAAMARAAADEARAAKKPDWALTLAYMNREDVSDMAMLQVNVDLPLFSGSRQGPRIAAAEAERRALEVGAEAVKREQQAMLRADLAEYERLVRALARQRELLIPLAREKTELTEAAWRGGDGSLAELVRARSEWLDARLTAIDLMGQRDMAAAALHFTYGHPGMAGEEHDHEH, translated from the coding sequence ATGTACCGGGTATTTCTGTATGTCGGCCGACCCCGACAGATTTTCCGCTGGTTAGTGACCGGTGTGCTATTGGCCAGCGCATCGGTGCCTGCCAGTGAAGGATTGAGCTTTGATCACGCGGTGTCGCTTGCCTTGCGTCAGTCGCTGGAGTTGCAGGCGGAATCCGCCTGGGTCGAGGCGGCCCGCCAGGCAGAAGGGCCTGCGGACACCTTGCCTGACCCCACGCTGATCCTGGGGCTTGATAATGTCCCGGTGGAAGGGCCGGATCGCTATAGCCTGTCGGGTGATGTCATGACCATGCAGCGTATTGGCGTGATGCAGCGATTCCCCAATCGCAGCAAGCGCAAGGCGCGTGCCGAGGGTGCCGAATTGCGCACCAGTCTGACCGAAGCCGCCGAGGCAGCCACCCGGCTGGCTGTGCTTCGACAGACTGCCGTGGCCTGGATCGAGCGCCACGTTCTGGATCAACAACTGACCCTGCTGGATGAGCTGTTTGAAGAAAACCGCCTGTTCGATGATGCGGTGCGTGCCCGGCTGTCCGCTGGCCAGGGCAAGGTGGCCGAGAGCGTGGCCCCCCGACAGGAAGCGGCGGCGTTGCTGGGCCGGCGGGATGCGCTGCTGGCCAGGCAACGCCAGGCCGAAGCGCGCCTGATGCGCTGGCTGGGTGAAGCGGGAGGGCTGCCTCTGATCGGGGACGCGCCGACCTTTGCCATCGATGCCGGGCAATTGTTGCAGGGCCTGGATCAACACCCGGCACTGGAGATGGCGCAGCGCCAGGCTGCCATGGCGCGGGCTGCTGCAGACGAGGCGCGGGCGGCGAAAAAACCGGACTGGGCATTGACGCTGGCCTACATGAACCGGGAGGACGTCAGCGACATGGCGATGCTGCAGGTCAACGTGGACCTGCCACTGTTCAGCGGCTCGCGCCAGGGGCCGCGCATTGCTGCGGCGGAAGCCGAACGGCGGGCGCTGGAGGTCGGCGCCGAGGCCGTAAAACGCGAACAGCAGGCCATGCTGCGGGCTGACCTGGCCGAGTACGAGCGCCTGGTGCGCGCACTGGCCCGGCAGCGGGAGCTGTTGATTCCCCTGGCCCGGGAGAAAACGGAGCTGACAGAAGCCGCCTGGCGCGGCGGCGACGGCAGTCTCGCCGAGCTAGTGCGGGCGCGCAGTGAATGGCTTGACGCCCGGCTGACCGCCATCGATCTGATGGGGCAGCGTGACATGGCGGCGGCGGCCCTGCATTTCACCTACGGCCATCCCGGCATGGCGGGCGAGGAGCACGATCATGAACATTAA
- a CDS encoding efflux RND transporter periplasmic adaptor subunit, protein MNIKRNALIGAMGLLLLLAGLYLGRYGVPAPDNAPAAKESGAMNGEEGDRQVLYWYDPMYPQHRFEEPGPSPFMDMDLVPRYAGGGGSEQPAVQVEAAMVQSLGIRSASVTSTRAQSRLEATGLVAFNDRALTRLQSPSMAFVDKAWPLAEGDTVRRGQPLLRLRVPAWTGAQHEWLALLDSGDSALIASGRERLRSLGMPAALISSVERQRQLQDTWTVTAPHDGVIRTLDARAGMTLAAGASMAGIQSLDPVWIEIAMPERQVGQVRNGDVVEVTVQGALREGRVAEILPQVNQATRTVPVRVILPNGNGELRPGMSAQVRLQGESEQKALAVPTEALLHTGQRTLVMLDEGEGRYRPQAVQPGAELGEQTLILAGLEEGQKVVVSGQFLLDSEASLQGIAIQDMAPPKVTDGPGALHHAEGVVEQLVDGKVRLRHGPFETLGMPAMTMRFRLANEQVAGGIAVGDRVRIGVRDTDDGLIVVSLDKQAVTP, encoded by the coding sequence ATGAACATTAAACGCAACGCCCTGATCGGCGCGATGGGCCTGCTGTTGTTACTGGCCGGTCTGTATCTCGGCCGTTACGGGGTGCCAGCACCGGACAATGCCCCGGCCGCAAAGGAGAGCGGTGCAATGAACGGGGAAGAGGGCGACAGGCAGGTGCTGTACTGGTACGACCCCATGTACCCCCAGCATCGTTTTGAGGAACCGGGCCCCTCGCCCTTCATGGATATGGACCTGGTGCCGCGCTATGCCGGCGGCGGTGGCAGCGAGCAGCCGGCCGTGCAGGTGGAGGCGGCCATGGTGCAGAGCCTGGGGATCCGGAGTGCGTCGGTGACATCAACCCGGGCGCAGTCACGGCTGGAGGCGACCGGGCTGGTGGCCTTCAACGACCGCGCGCTGACACGCCTGCAAAGCCCGTCCATGGCGTTCGTGGACAAGGCCTGGCCGTTGGCCGAGGGAGACACCGTCAGACGGGGGCAACCGTTGCTGCGCCTGCGGGTGCCGGCCTGGACCGGTGCCCAGCATGAGTGGCTGGCGCTGCTCGACAGCGGGGACAGCGCACTGATTGCGTCGGGTCGGGAGCGCCTGCGGTCGCTGGGCATGCCTGCGGCACTGATTTCGAGTGTTGAACGCCAGCGCCAGTTGCAGGACACCTGGACCGTGACCGCGCCCCACGACGGCGTCATCCGCACCCTTGATGCCCGCGCAGGCATGACTCTCGCGGCCGGGGCCTCAATGGCCGGGATACAGTCACTGGATCCTGTCTGGATCGAGATTGCGATGCCCGAGCGCCAGGTGGGGCAGGTCCGCAACGGCGACGTCGTTGAGGTCACCGTGCAGGGCGCGCTGCGTGAGGGGAGGGTGGCCGAGATTCTGCCACAGGTGAACCAGGCTACCCGGACTGTGCCGGTACGGGTGATCCTGCCGAACGGCAACGGCGAGTTGCGTCCGGGCATGAGCGCGCAGGTACGCCTTCAGGGAGAGAGCGAGCAAAAGGCGCTGGCCGTACCGACCGAGGCACTGTTGCACACGGGGCAGCGTACCCTGGTGATGCTGGATGAGGGCGAAGGGCGATATCGTCCGCAGGCGGTGCAGCCGGGCGCCGAACTGGGCGAGCAGACGCTGATTCTGGCTGGCCTGGAAGAAGGCCAGAAGGTGGTGGTCAGCGGGCAGTTCCTGCTCGATTCCGAAGCGAGTCTGCAAGGCATTGCGATACAGGACATGGCGCCACCGAAGGTGACAGACGGGCCTGGTGCGCTGCATCACGCCGAGGGCGTTGTTGAGCAACTCGTCGATGGCAAGGTGCGGCTCAGGCATGGCCCTTTCGAAACGCTTGGCATGCCGGCCATGACCATGCGCTTTCGTCTCGCGAATGAACAGGTCGCCGGGGGCATTGCCGTCGGGGATCGTGTCCGCATCGGTGTGCGCGACACCGACGACGGTTTGATCGTGGTGTCGCTCGACAAACAGGCGGTGACGCCATGA